The following proteins are co-located in the Rhea pennata isolate bPtePen1 chromosome 2, bPtePen1.pri, whole genome shotgun sequence genome:
- the SQLE gene encoding squalene monooxygenase isoform X2 — MTETAASTTLSSQYDPEIIIVGSGVLGSSLAAVLSRDGRKVTVIERDLTEPDRIVGELLQPGGFNALKELGLEDTVEGIDAQLVNGYIIHDIESKSEVEIPYPTSEDGHVASGRSFHHGKFIMGLRRAAMAEPNAKFIEGTVLQLLEEEDCIVGVQYKDKETGDIKELHAPLTVVADGLFSKFRKNLVSNKVTVSSHFVGCILKDTPQFKANYAELVLAKTSPVLIYQISSTETRVLVDIRGEMPKNLKEFMIENIHPQLPDHLKEPFLIAIQNDRLRTMPASFLPPSAVNKKGVLLLGDAYNIRHPLTGGGMSVVLNDVKIWRSLLQNIPDLYEDSDLLQAKKTFYWSRKKSHSFVVNVLAQALYELFAATDDSLHQLKKACFHYFRLGGECVSGPVGLLSVLSPKPMVLIGHFFAVALYAVYFCFKSESWITKPRAFLSSGAVLYRSCSIIFPLIYSEMKYLVY, encoded by the exons ATGACAGAGACTGCTGCAAGTACAACATTATCATCCCAGTATGATCCAGAAATTATCATTGTGGGTTCAGGTGTCCTTGGTTCTTCTTTGGCTGCGGTGCTCTCAAGGGATGGAAGGAAGGTGACTGTCATAGAGAGGGATCTGACCGAACCTGACAGGATAGTTGGAGAACTGTTACAACCTGGTGGTTTTAATGCCCTTAAAGAGTTGGGTCTTGAAG ATACAGTGGAAGGTATTGATGCACAACTAGTAAATGGTTACATAATTCATGACATAGAGAGCAAGTCGGAGGTAGAAATTCCTTATCCAACATCTGAAGATGGCCATGTGGCTAGTGGAAGGTCATTTCATCATGGCAAATTCATCATGGGTCTCCGAAGGGCAGCTATGGCAGAACCCAA tgcaaaattcATTGAAGGCACTGTGTTGCAATTGCTTGAGGAAGAAGACTGCATAGTGGGTGTTCAGTACAAGGACAAAGAAACAGGAGATATTAAG GAGCTCCATGCACCACTTACTGTTGTTGCTGATGGACTGTTCTCCAAGTTTAGGAAAAATTTGGTCTCCAACAAAGTTACTGTTTCATCCCATTTTGTTGGCTGCATTTTGAAG gataCACCACAATTTAAAGCTAATTATGCTGAACTTGTTTTAGCTAAAACTAGTCCAGTGCTAATCTATCAGATTTCTTCAACTGAGACTCGGGTCCTTGTTGATATTCGAGGGGAAATgccaaaaaatttaaaagaattcatGATTGAGAACATTCATCCACAACTACCTG ATCACCTGAAGGAACCATTCTTAATAGCAATTCAGAATGATCGCTTGAGGACTATGCCAGCAAGCTTCTTGCCTCCTTCAGCTGTTAACAAAAAAG gAGTTCTTCTTTTAGGAGATGCATATAATATAAGGCACCCTCTGACTGGTGGAGGAATGAGTGTTGTTTTAAATGATGTTAAAATATGGAGAAGCTTGCTGCAGAATATTCCAGACCTTTATGAAGACTCTGACCTTCTTCAG gcaaaaaaaacattttactggTCAAGAAAAAAGTCTCATTCTTTTGTAGTGAATGTTCTTGCTCAGGCCCTATATGAACTTTTTGCTGCTACAGatg aTTCCTTACATCAGCTAAAGAAAGCCTGTTTCCATTACTTTAGACTTGGTGGCGAATGTGTCTCGGGTCCTGTTGGATTGCTGTCTGT gttATCTCCTAAACCAATGGTGCTGATTGGTCACTTCTTTGCGGTGGCATTAtatgctgtttatttttgctttaagtcAGAGTCCTGGATCACCAAACCTCGAGCATTCCTCAGTAGTGGAGCTGTCCTTTACCGGAGTTGTTCTATAATATTTCCACTTATTtactctgaaatgaaatacttaGTCTATTAA
- the SQLE gene encoding squalene monooxygenase isoform X1, translating into MWTFLGIASFIYVYKKCGDLMTYANKEVLLSVLVFFSLGLLLSYRYRFRGPRQQQQKSHLGMFSDVLAALPLVGFFWAKPTRGSQRVEQLKLRKGRREVNFSDLHMTETAASTTLSSQYDPEIIIVGSGVLGSSLAAVLSRDGRKVTVIERDLTEPDRIVGELLQPGGFNALKELGLEDTVEGIDAQLVNGYIIHDIESKSEVEIPYPTSEDGHVASGRSFHHGKFIMGLRRAAMAEPNAKFIEGTVLQLLEEEDCIVGVQYKDKETGDIKELHAPLTVVADGLFSKFRKNLVSNKVTVSSHFVGCILKDTPQFKANYAELVLAKTSPVLIYQISSTETRVLVDIRGEMPKNLKEFMIENIHPQLPDHLKEPFLIAIQNDRLRTMPASFLPPSAVNKKGVLLLGDAYNIRHPLTGGGMSVVLNDVKIWRSLLQNIPDLYEDSDLLQAKKTFYWSRKKSHSFVVNVLAQALYELFAATDDSLHQLKKACFHYFRLGGECVSGPVGLLSVLSPKPMVLIGHFFAVALYAVYFCFKSESWITKPRAFLSSGAVLYRSCSIIFPLIYSEMKYLVY; encoded by the exons ATGTGGACTTTTCTGGGTATTGCTTCCTTCATCTACGTGTATAAGAAGTGTGGGGACCTGATGACTTACGCTAACAAGGAGGTGCTCCTGTCTGTGTTGGTGTTTTTCTCGCTTGGCTTGCTGCTATCATACAGGTACCGCTTCAGAGGGCCcaggcaacagcagcagaagtcCCACTTGGGGATGTTTTCTGATGTTCTTGCAGCTCTACCACTTGTTGGCTTCTTCTGGGCCAAACCCACCCGAGGATCTCAAAGAGTTGAGCAACTCAAATTGCGAAAG GGCAGAAGAGAAGTAAACTTCTCAGATTTACATATGACAGAGACTGCTGCAAGTACAACATTATCATCCCAGTATGATCCAGAAATTATCATTGTGGGTTCAGGTGTCCTTGGTTCTTCTTTGGCTGCGGTGCTCTCAAGGGATGGAAGGAAGGTGACTGTCATAGAGAGGGATCTGACCGAACCTGACAGGATAGTTGGAGAACTGTTACAACCTGGTGGTTTTAATGCCCTTAAAGAGTTGGGTCTTGAAG ATACAGTGGAAGGTATTGATGCACAACTAGTAAATGGTTACATAATTCATGACATAGAGAGCAAGTCGGAGGTAGAAATTCCTTATCCAACATCTGAAGATGGCCATGTGGCTAGTGGAAGGTCATTTCATCATGGCAAATTCATCATGGGTCTCCGAAGGGCAGCTATGGCAGAACCCAA tgcaaaattcATTGAAGGCACTGTGTTGCAATTGCTTGAGGAAGAAGACTGCATAGTGGGTGTTCAGTACAAGGACAAAGAAACAGGAGATATTAAG GAGCTCCATGCACCACTTACTGTTGTTGCTGATGGACTGTTCTCCAAGTTTAGGAAAAATTTGGTCTCCAACAAAGTTACTGTTTCATCCCATTTTGTTGGCTGCATTTTGAAG gataCACCACAATTTAAAGCTAATTATGCTGAACTTGTTTTAGCTAAAACTAGTCCAGTGCTAATCTATCAGATTTCTTCAACTGAGACTCGGGTCCTTGTTGATATTCGAGGGGAAATgccaaaaaatttaaaagaattcatGATTGAGAACATTCATCCACAACTACCTG ATCACCTGAAGGAACCATTCTTAATAGCAATTCAGAATGATCGCTTGAGGACTATGCCAGCAAGCTTCTTGCCTCCTTCAGCTGTTAACAAAAAAG gAGTTCTTCTTTTAGGAGATGCATATAATATAAGGCACCCTCTGACTGGTGGAGGAATGAGTGTTGTTTTAAATGATGTTAAAATATGGAGAAGCTTGCTGCAGAATATTCCAGACCTTTATGAAGACTCTGACCTTCTTCAG gcaaaaaaaacattttactggTCAAGAAAAAAGTCTCATTCTTTTGTAGTGAATGTTCTTGCTCAGGCCCTATATGAACTTTTTGCTGCTACAGatg aTTCCTTACATCAGCTAAAGAAAGCCTGTTTCCATTACTTTAGACTTGGTGGCGAATGTGTCTCGGGTCCTGTTGGATTGCTGTCTGT gttATCTCCTAAACCAATGGTGCTGATTGGTCACTTCTTTGCGGTGGCATTAtatgctgtttatttttgctttaagtcAGAGTCCTGGATCACCAAACCTCGAGCATTCCTCAGTAGTGGAGCTGTCCTTTACCGGAGTTGTTCTATAATATTTCCACTTATTtactctgaaatgaaatacttaGTCTATTAA